In the Anaerolineales bacterium genome, one interval contains:
- a CDS encoding heme-degrading domain-containing protein, protein MDEILGKLLDEEKQLQFTNFNEDTAWEIGCWLVEHAIQNELPITIDIRRGDQQLFHASRPGTSVDNDEWIERKVRLVNRFGHSSFYIGQLLKHEGKSIEEMFLIPENEYAPHGGCFPIIIRGTGAVGTITVSGLAQEDDHSAVVRAITHHLEAR, encoded by the coding sequence ATGGATGAAATCCTCGGCAAATTGCTTGACGAAGAGAAGCAGCTTCAATTCACAAACTTCAACGAGGATACCGCCTGGGAAATTGGCTGCTGGCTGGTCGAGCATGCGATCCAAAACGAACTTCCTATAACAATCGACATCCGCCGCGGTGATCAGCAGCTTTTCCACGCAAGCCGCCCCGGGACAAGCGTCGATAACGACGAATGGATCGAGCGAAAAGTCCGGCTGGTGAACCGCTTTGGGCACAGTTCTTTTTACATCGGCCAATTATTGAAGCACGAAGGAAAAAGTATCGAGGAGATGTTCTTAATCCCCGAGAATGAATATGCCCCTCACGGAGGCTGCTTCCCCATCATTATTAGAGGAACCGGCGCTGTGGGCACGATCACGGTTTCGGGTCTGGCCCAGGAAGACGACCACAGCGCTGTCGTCCGGGCGATAACCCACCATTTGGAGGCGAGGTAG